The Strix uralensis isolate ZFMK-TIS-50842 chromosome 4, bStrUra1, whole genome shotgun sequence genomic interval TCTCAGTATCTTATTAGCGGCTTCTTCCTCACATTAGAGCTCTTTCCCTCATTTCTTAACCTAAAGGACAGAAGGGTTGAGCGATAccaattttttccttaattttgcaGCAGTTGTGGAACACAGACTTGGCACCTTTTGTGGAAGAGAGATTGCAGATGTGTTTTCTCACAATGATTTATTTTAGGACAGAccttctaaacttttttttttaaccttacaGTAAACTGGTCCTGAGCAAATAAAATTGGCTGTTTCTGCTTCAGTCTGAGGCTGTTCCTCTTTCTTAACAAGTTATTGTCTGGGATGCTAGGAATACCTTTAACCACCTTTTTTTATAAAGCACCCAGAAAAACATTAATGGGCAGAGGGGAGCTCAGGTCACTTGATACTGTATATTTGATTGATTTCATATTATCTGGGGCACTATGGAAAGAGGGAAGAATTTGATCAATACGGAAACTAACATGTGCTGAGGATTGTGGTGGTTTAGATGCTTGACCAAGTGGAGTTAAGTTGAAGTTTGTCTTACTGATCCCAGTTTACAGCTGGCTCTACACTAACCAGATCTGAGTTAGCAGGGGGCCAGTGCTGCACCAAGATAAAGCGTTATAGCCTTCACGATGACTCTGCAGACTGTGCAAGGcttcctgctttcctttccccAGCCAGACCTGGGGCAGGGGCTCCAGCAGGCCCTGCTGGAAGCCGATCTTGCAGGACTGCTGGTCTGGGATGGTTGGTCCCTGCAGTGGGCTGGCAAAGGGTTGCTGCGTGGCACTGTGCTGGAGCTCCTGGGCACTGCCAGATGCACAGTGGCTTAGCAGCAAGGCAGCCTGGCTGTCTGCATCCTCAGCACAGCTAATCATAACCCTGTTGAACTGCCCGTCAGTCACTGAGTTGACCATGTGTTAGTATCGGAGAAGCCAAATCCATCAATAAGTTTGGATAATTAAACTGCCAAGGGGCTGATTCCAGACGTGTTAGCAGTTTTGACAATATGAAGTGTTCACTGAATATGTTTTTGTACCCTACAGCACTCAGTCCTGTAGACGGTGTGGCAAGCTTAAAGTATTTCTTTGATCCTTGATGTCTATGTTGTCTTATCACACACAGCtccacaaattatttttatatttaagatCAGTTATATTCCATCCTGCTTGCCCTGGTGCAGCTGAAATCAGGGCTTATACGCAAACTTCCCTTCAGATGCTGAAGATGTGAATGAAATCTAATTTTTACCTCTTACCTTAGCTGCTGGATAAGGGTGCTTTGAGCTGTTGAGTAACTGCTGTTCCAAACCAGTCAACTGCATTTCAGTCATGGTTACTGTCATGTTTTCCCATAGCTTTTAAAGGGTTCTTAGGTTCTCCAGGTCTGCAGGTTTGATGCTAGAGAAATGTATAATAACAATAGGGAAAGCAACTGGAATATCTTGAAATGTCTTTTACTTTCGAGGAAAGTTATGCTGAGATAGGAGTTCCGTCAATGATTACATGGGTATGAAGTGAAACGTCACCAGAAGGTGGAATTCCTGGCTCACTCAAGGCAGTAGAAATTTTGCCATCAAGGTAAATTCTGGCCTTCTGCAGTTCAAAGGCTCCATAgccttaaaacaaacaagcaaacaaaccccaGATGCTGCATTCATGACTGTAGGAGTAAACATCATGGGATCTTTTTCATCGTATCCAGTAGCTGCCCTTGACCTTCTCATAACAAATTTTTAGTGAATGAATCTTTAGAAATCTGttcctttttaaagaggaaaCTGTGCATGAGAAGGTCAAAATTGCTGGAGCCACAACTGAAAACTAAGTGCATCAGGTTTAGCATCACTTCACAGGAAAGCATCCTGGAAGGAGACAAAGCAAAGAAGGCTGTAGGTGccctctccacctccctcccttGCACAATATGGGAAGGTGGCACGCCTGCAGTCTGGAGCATGGGAATGGTGGGTCCCGTCTCTGATCCAGGTCTCATGGGAAAACCAAAGTCCTTCTAGGGTGGGTCTGTCTTTTTGCAATACTGATAGTTCCTCTTCTCTCTGACAGGGAAACTGTACTCTGGCAAGATGCTCTCTGTCTGGTGAGTCTtacacttttatttcatttcaagctACCTAGACAGAACAGAGCTGATGATGGAAATTGATAATAGGTTTGATTGGGGTTTATTTCTGTCAGTCATGTAATGAAGAAACAGTGGGTAAAATGAGCTGTGTTTCCATGTGAGCGCTTCCCTTGCCTAATGGACATGCTGCCCAATCCATTCCGCTCTGGTGAAGatttcacagcagcagcacagtgtaTTTCAAGCATTGCAGTGCTTGAAACACATGCTGTTGCAGATCCTAGCTCTCTAACAAACTCCTTTGAAAATGATGGGTGAATGTTTTGACATATCAAATCTAGTATGCTTGTGAACTCCTCTTCAGTGCTTAAACTGGATTTTCCCAGATCTCTCTTTTTTCTAGCTGTGCTGTGTTTATATAGCATTACATCACTCACTTCTGCTTGCACTTTGAGAAACCAGTTAGATCTGCTTACCTTTTCTGGTTTCTAGAGTTCCAATATCAGCTCTTTAGTAGGGCATGGTGTCAAAATTGTAtcgctttttttaaaaatcaagtggGGAGATGGTTCTTCCTTCTGGCATTGTGTAATTGAGATAATTATGTTCTCCAGTTGCCACGCTGGCTCTCTTTAAGATCAGTCTGGAAAACTGCCCAGTGCCCTGAAAGAGACAAAGGACAGGAGTTCAGTTCATAATAAAAATTGCAGTGTCAGGGCATGTGAGCAGTGTGTAAAGGGGACAGTAAGGTATGTGAAACTGAGAAGCTATGCAAGTACCTCCCTGCTGtgagttttggaaaagaaatgttcttggGACTGCAGGTGGACAGAGAAGAGGGATGATGGTGGCTTGCTACTCTGTCCTACAccctgttttcattctttttttctccctacctGTCCATGCGACTGAGGCTTCCTGGTGGTGCCTCTTAGGGTACTGATGCCTTGCTCCTATTAGAAACCTCTTTGTATTGGTGAGGATAACTCGGCAGCAGCTGTGATTTTAGCAGTCCTGGAGGTGTCCCTCATAGCTgtttcctggttttgttctgaCTGGggtagctgctgctttgtttgcCCCATTTCAAAGTTATCCTTATTAGCTTTGAGGTCAAGATATAACTGTTTTTGCCATGTCTGTAAATCTAGATGAAGACAAGACCACTACTCTTAGCAAGCTAGGCGCAGATTTGATGGTGCTGAGGTGCCTCTATATGGCTATGTTCCCCACTTAGTCCCAAGCTTCTTTCAGGGTGCATAGGGGTGTTATCGGCACTCTTTTACCTGACAGGGACACTTGAGGGCTGGACAACGTTCCTGTGGGGTAACACCATTCTCATTCACAGGTGTGGCTGGGAGCCAGGGATTGGCTTACACCAACAGCAGGAAGCTTGTGTAAGTATCCCCAGGAAAGCTGTGATGTGGAGAGGCTGGAGCTGCTCTAGCTCTGATAAGATTTGTGGGCTGGGAGGAAGAATATGGTTGGCTGTCATAAAATCCCTGTGCACATCGTAGGAGCGTGGATCTAGCCCTAACAAAATCTAGGTTTTGCAGGTCAGGAACTGTGGCATGCTTAAAGAAAACAAGCTTCATTTGGAATCAGATACCGAGGCAGGGAAAGGACAGGAATGAGGAGACTGGTGACAAGTGCATCTCTACCCTTTGAGTATCTGACTAGAAGTCTTGTTTGCTCTATGGTGGCCTCTTGCTAGGATTTTTGTCAGAAGTGGGGTGGTTCAGGGAGCTGTTGTTCATGTGGCAAGGTTTGCATTGCTGAGGTGGtcttgtaaaaatgtatttgggGAAATAACCTTAATAGCGTACCCATAAAAGCCTGAAATGCTGGTCTGTTTGCACCAAGTAGCCTGTGTTAGAGGAAATACTAAAGCACGTTTGCTTCAGGTTTCCAAATGTGGTGTCAGTAGGTGTAAAAAACATCCTTTGGAACGCTTGGGATTGCCAGCTCCCTGTGAAGGGACATGGTGGAAATAGCTGTCTCTTGGATGTGTTGCCATAGGCAATTTATGGTGCTTTCTCTTTTTGGAGCAATCTAGCAACTTCTGTAGAGATGTCAGTCCTGATGTGGAGGTAAAAAATGGTTACTGCTCTAGTCTTGGGCATAGGGTGGGCTGGCTAGGTCAGCCTTTTATCAGTATTTAAACCACAGGTGTTCTGTTGGGCTGTCTCCTTAAATTAAAATTCCTTAAATGTCCGTTCTCACTGAGTTTCTGAGAGCACTAGTGATGGTAAgctgtaatgttttctttcttagtgGGGATTGTTGCAGCTTGAGCTGCAGGAGTCCCTTGGAACAAATACATTAGAACAGCTGAGCAGCCTTTCAGATCAGTTAAGCAAATGTAAATTCTGTACTTGAGCTTGGTGCTGGCAGCCTGCAGAGGAATGTACTTCTGTGTTCatatctttctctctttctgcagaGTAAATAGCTCCAGTGTCTTCACTGTCCGTTACTTCAGAACCACTGCAGTACATAGTAAGTAAAAAGACAAGAGTCAGCGGGATGGCTCTTGTGCTACTTGTTGCTGTCCTGACAACAGCTGAAGCTACCTCTTCATCCTTAGTCTAGGCCCACTGCTGTCCCGCCTTGATGGATGGTGAGGGTTTATGTTCCGAGGCCCTAAAGATTTTGTCTGGCATTCCTGTCACAGTGTGGCTTTCGGTCAGATGGGAATTTCTCTTGTATTGAAGCAAGGAGAAGGCCAATGTTTGATGTCTGTTGTCCTATCCCCTCTAGTAGAGTCCTGCTGACAAGAATGAAGCAATACCATAAATTTTGAGCTCTGAATGTCTTCaagtctgtctgtctctctcacaGGGGATGACGTGGTTACAGTGAACACCCCGGCCTTTGCAGAGTCAGTCACAGAAGGAGATGTCAGGTGGGAGAAAGGTGAGCAGTTGCCTCTTCCCTGAAACTCTGCACTGGACAGCTCAGGGATGGATTGTAGTTCACTGACTGACAGTCTGCTCTGTGCCTTTCAATCTGTGACAAATGAGACAGTTAATTGCAGTTCTCCTAAGGAGTAAAAATTGCAGTTACTGCCTCAGCACCTCTCTGTCATGGGTGATGCTGGATGAAGGATGATGTCTAAACTGGAATCAGACTTTGACTGTGCAGTAGACTGATTGTTTGAGCTAGACTTTTCCTTAGAAGTTGTGGAGAACTGGGGTGAGAAAATTCTGGGTTGGTGGGGAAGACTGCTGTGGGTTAAGAGGGGAGGCTGGAGCACACCTCCCTCCTCACAGTGGTGTTCATATCTATCATTCAGCTGTTGGAGACACAGTGGCAGAAGATGAAGTGGTGTGTGAGATTGAAACAGACAAGGTAGGAGTTTTCTGGACCAAAACTTTTTCTAGTTCTGTAGCAGATGCCCTGTATGGCTCCTCTCCTGCTAAGAGCTCCTAGAGCCTGCAGGCCCTGCCCGTGTTTCCTGCTCCCTTCATGGAGAAAAGCTTTTCTCATATAGTATGGAATCTGGCTGTGCCTTAAGTGAGAATTCTTTGATAACTCTTCCTTCCTCATACATTTGATTAAGCATCAGGGGTGCTGATGTTTGTTGGAGCTGCAATTCCACTCCTTCAAATCTCAGTGCCCTAAGCTGTTTGTGTTTAAACAGAGGAGAAATCTGCAGAGCCATAGGATGTCTTCAGATTGTTTTAAATTTAGCCTTTAAGTTTACTCACTCCTTAAAGGACTCTTAAGCTTTGAAGTTCTTGCTAAAACTCCCTGCCAAGTTCTGCTTCTGGTGTTGCTGTCAGAAGGATGGTGGCAGCCAGTTAATTCTTGATTGTACCCTGGAGCAGGAAGATCAGGCTATATGTTATACTGCTAGCATCTCCTAAAACTTCTCACTATTGGCACAAAATCCTGGTGGAGGGTGTGAAAACTGGTGCAAATGATGCGAGACggagctgctgcctgtgccaaATTACAATGTCTATCTGCGCATATTGGCATCTTCTCTTGGGCACTTGTTCTCCATCCAGTGTTTGGGGGAATTtcactgattttcctttttgcagACATCAGTGCAAgttccagccccagcagctggtgTGATTGAAGCCCTTCTGGTACCTGATGGTGGCAAAGTGGAAGGGGGGACACCTCTGTTCAAACTCAGGAAAACTGGAGGTAAGTCAGACATGTATAACTTGCACAGGCCTTCCTGTTTCCACTGTTGTTTTTCTGAAGGCAGAGGGATCCTGAGAGAGGTTAACTGTTTCCTCCATCTGCCTCTGTAGCTGGAAGAAAATACTCCAATCTTGTCCATTAGAAAAGCATAATTTTAGTCGTCCTGAGGGGAGAACTTTGCTTTTGCTCCCTCTGGAGGAGACTGCAGCTCTAAGCTAAAATTAGTTGAGAATTCCCCTGATATATAACTCCCTTCTCTGCCCACTTCTCTTTTAGCATCCAGTCTTCTGCACAGGGAGATCTAGGGTGTCAGTGAATAAAACACTTTCACCATGGGATTCTCTTGTGGTGGCTCCTATGAGTTCAGTAGTGCTGAGAACATAAAGGCACTCTGCCAGATGGTTAACTTTTATCAAGTTGATTGGACTCAGGAGATCCCTGACAGTGGAAGCTGTCAGTTGCCCTTACCATGgttattctttgtctttcagcTGCTCCTGCCAAGACCAAACCAGCAGcagcccctcctcctcctgcagcccctgaaCCGGTAGCTGCGGCTGCTCCTCCCCCTGCTGCAGCACCAATTCCCACTACAATGCCACCGGTGCCATCTGTGTCAGCTCAGCCTATCGACAGCAAACCAGGTGAGGCAACagctgttttctcctgttttcaaGCCTCTCCTCCTTGGGGAGAGTGTGTAAGGTTAAAGACAGCAAACAGTCTGGCATTTATGGTGAAGGCCTCCCCGCATCATTGCCCTGCATGCTCCAGACTGGAGAGCTCAGCTATGCCTGGAACCTGCCCAGCCTGATTCAAGGCTGCTTCTGTGCTGTGTTGCTTGGGCAAGGAGCTCAAACGGGCGTTTTACCTCAGGGCATTGCGATCAAGCCCTGGCTTCCCTTTTTGACTGATGTGTTCTTTACCCTCAGTGTCTGCAGTGAAGccggctgcagccccagcagcagcccctcctGGGGAGGCAGTGCCCAGCAAAGGTGCCAGATCAGAGCATAGGGTAAGCTGTGGGAATAGGGGCCTTGCCAGCACTTCCATTGCTGGGTGACAATCTGTTCTGGCGTAAGCCTTGAGCCTTCCGGATGTGTCCGTATCTACCGGTTCACATCCAGCTTAGTGGGGCTGTGAGAGATGGGGAAATTCTCTACATGACAGCACCACTTAGGGGTGGAAGAAGAGCCAGGTCCGATCTGACACAGGTCTTTTCTAGGCAAAAATCTTGTCTTGAGCTCTGCTGACTGATATGCTTGGTCTGTCCACAAGTCCTCAGCAAagggctgaggctgctgcagctgccttgtGCATTCTTAAGAGAATATGATTAAGCAGCTGCTCTCTTAGCAGTCTTGCTCTTCTCACATTAGCCTCATGCTGAAAACCTACACGTGCTTGGATGTCCTGAGGAACACACAGGTCAGAAGTAGTTATATTGTGATGTGTTTCAGCACTGCTTTTCAAGTGAACTGTGTGTTGAGCTGGGCAGCTCCGTAGTGAAATCAACTCCTCAGCCTGTCATGCTCCTCAGGGAGACCTGGAGTGGAAACCTTGGCCCTAGCCATCTATTACTAGTCAACCAGATGGCAAGAAGAGGGGCCTTATGAGTTTTGTGCATTTTGCCCCTTGGATGAGCTTGAGGCAGCTTCTGcttatatctttttaattttcaggtgAAGATGAATAGGATGCGTCAGCGTATTGCTCAGCGGCTGAAAGAGGCTCAGAATACTTGTGCCATGCTGACCACTTTCAACGAGATCGATATGAGGTGAGGAGCAGACCTTTTCCCTTTACAAGTAGAAATAGATGCAGGCAGTCACCTTTAAATAGCGGTCAAGACCTTGCTGATTCTCTCTGGAGAGATTGGCAACATGCCTTTTGGGACCTCTTTCTTAGGTGTGTACTACAGACTGCGCAGCTTCATCAGGGCCATGTTGGTGTTGCAGTGTGAGGACTGCATAGCTTCCTAATGTCCTGTCATTCCTCAAGAGTCATCTGCCTCTTGTAAAAGGGGCAGTCTGGTTCCTCATCTGTGTGGTTCTTGGTTGAGGACTGGTAGATGTTAAGCAGAAGACCAAGAGTGACTAGTATTGCTTGTATAGCGGCTATTAGAAGACAGCAAGATGTAGCATCTGCTTTCCACCACCCCACCAGGTTACTCTGCTTTTGGAGGTGGGCATATTTAGCTTCCAATGAGGTGGTTCCCCAGGGCTCATCAGCCTTTCAGGTGAGCATTATGTAGGTCTAAGGCCTTTGCTGTCGGAATGGTGCAGCTTTCCAGAGATGGACTAGCATACTTCCCCATCCCCTCCAGGCAGGTGAGGGTCTCCTGACTCGAGTGCTTGCACGGACTGAATGCACTAATGGCTTTGGAGGGTGGGCAGCTTATGTTACAGTGCATTAAGGGGAAATTGTGCCCAAATCAAATTGCCTTGTGAAATCCTATTCTGCTCCTTAAGACAAAACATGTAAATATTTGGGTCACAGAACAATAAGGTTGGCAAAATAGTCTTGATTAGAGGGGAAGTGCTGCAGCTTTATCTCCTCTCAGAGGCTCACTGAGGTGTCGCTTTACGCTGGCCTGGGGCTCTCATTGCATGTGGTAATCTGGTTTGGATTGATTGCTGTGAGGTTGACTGGTGAGGACCTGTGCTGGGGCCTCCTGCTTCCCACGGGGGGGTCAGTGTCTGAAAGGAGGAAGCTATAATGAGCCAGTTTCATAGCAAACCTCGTCCTCATTGCTGCAGTCCTTGTGTCTTGGGAGGCACTAATGTCTTTGGGCAGTAATCCTAGCCCTAAACAAGGTTAGgcacaggaaaacaaacactCTAAACCGTGGAGACCCCTGCCCCTTGCTGAAACTGTCTTTTCAAAGACTCGAGGTCTCTGGAGGGGGGAAGGATGGACCGTGTAATTCCACAGCATCTGGTATTAGCCTGGAATAGGCAGAGCTTGTAGCTGCAGCTTGGTTGACTTTTTGTAAATGGCCTCAGTTCTGATAGAAGGAGTGGGGAAACATGATTAGTCTGGCTGAGCACTGTGGGTGGGCTGGCACCCACTACCATAGCATCTGGGAAGATTTCTTTCATATTCATACAACTCCCAAAGCTGGAGAGTTGGGTACGGCGGCATTGTTGTTCTGACTGGCACTGGACTTGCACAATGATTGAAATCTTTTCTGTTGGTCGCTGCTTGCATCTTTTCTGCTCTTGGCATTTCATATTTTGTCACCCTTGCAGGGCTGTTGGCCCAACCACACCAGCAGTTGCTGGCTGTGGTGCTGTACTGGTATCAGCACTGGTGTCTCCAGAGAATTGGTGGCAACATCAGGTGTAAGCAGGAAATATGCCATGTCCCATCTTGCTTTTGTGCCTGGCAGTGTGGGCCATGCAGGTTAATCCTGTCCTGCTGAGTTTGTGGTCCAGGACCAGTTCCTGTTAGATCCTTTGTCAGGGGCCTTAGAGCCACCTTCAGCCCACTTCACCTGTGACATTTGAAGCATTTTTCAGTAGACCGGGGGTTTGCTGGTTGGTGGTGCAGGTTTGTAGTCCTTGGGGCTTGCTCTGAGATCTATTACAGAGCAAGTGTTTTCTTGGACTCCCTGATGACCAGCGTTATCATGTGTTTTGCAGTAACATCCAGGAGATGAGAGCTCTACACAAGGATCCCTTCCTGAAAAAGCACAACCTGAAGCTAGGTTTCATGTCAGCTTttgtgaaagctgcagctttTGCTCTGCAGGACCAGCCCGTTGTGAATGCAGGTGAGTGGTGACCCTTGCTGCTGAGTTGCATGTCTGACCGGTGAACATGGCAGAGTGGGGGAAAGCAGGTGGCCAAGTCCATGGCAGGTGGCTAATAGCTTGGACAAGCAAGTCAAATACACAGGAAAAAGGGGGACAGTCCTACATGCTGCAGCTGATTTTGCTAATGCCACTATGTAGGTGGAGGACAGCTTGCCAAGAGGGGCCCTACTAGGAAGGGGTCACCAGGACCAGCTGTGTACACACACCAGCTGTGTGTACGCAACTCGCAGAGGGCAGAGCCTGCT includes:
- the DLST gene encoding dihydrolipoyllysine-residue succinyltransferase component of 2-oxoglutarate dehydrogenase complex, mitochondrial → MLLLWRSRCLGRALGRSLRALRQGNCTLARCSLSGVAGSQGLAYTNSRKLVVNSSSVFTVRYFRTTAVHRDDVVTVNTPAFAESVTEGDVRWEKAVGDTVAEDEVVCEIETDKTSVQVPAPAAGVIEALLVPDGGKVEGGTPLFKLRKTGAAPAKTKPAAAPPPPAAPEPVAAAAPPPAAAPIPTTMPPVPSVSAQPIDSKPVSAVKPAAAPAAAPPGEAVPSKGARSEHRVKMNRMRQRIAQRLKEAQNTCAMLTTFNEIDMSNIQEMRALHKDPFLKKHNLKLGFMSAFVKAAAFALQDQPVVNAVIDDTTKEIVYRDYVDISVAVATPRGLVVPVVRNVENMNYADIERVISELGEKARKNELAIEDMDGGTFTISNGGVFGSLFGTPIINPPQSAILGMHAIVNRPVAVGGKIEVRPMMYVALTYDHRLIDGREAVTFLRKIKAAVEDPRVLLLDL